From a region of the Rhodococcus sp. 4CII genome:
- a CDS encoding MFS transporter, which yields MGLPTTTADAVVETTAPARRSRMYPWIVFALTFGLLLSDYMSRQVLSAVFPLLKTEWALSDSQLASLSSIVALMVGLLTLPLSLLADRWGRVKSLLLMAVLWSAATLLCALATNYEQMLGARFLVGVGEAAYGSVGIAVVLSVFAPRVHSALSGAFMGGGSFGSVIGVALGGVIAVNLGWRWSFAAMAVFGLILVALFRVLVSEKKLTDAAVHEDPADTPTGFRAPLSSLFTTPAVLLAYVGGGLQMFTAGVLLAWLPSFFNRSYGLAPDKAGAMASIFVLAVGSGMVVCGIITDRVSRHDPAKKWTTAVVYGVLSLVFLGAGFQMPSGSAQLILIGIGAFFSAGSSGPIAAMVANLTHSSVRASAFGTLTLANNLLGLALGPFVVGLLADRFGLVTALQIAPLIYVVAIAALILGKRAYPAGRRKLAALTAIS from the coding sequence ATGGGACTGCCCACCACCACCGCGGACGCGGTCGTCGAGACCACTGCACCCGCCCGACGGTCCCGGATGTATCCCTGGATCGTCTTCGCACTCACCTTCGGACTGCTGCTGTCGGACTACATGTCCCGGCAGGTTCTCAGCGCCGTCTTCCCCCTCCTCAAAACCGAATGGGCGCTGTCCGATTCACAGCTGGCATCGCTCAGCAGCATCGTCGCGCTGATGGTCGGACTGCTGACCCTCCCGCTGTCGCTGCTGGCCGACCGGTGGGGCCGGGTCAAGAGCCTGCTTCTCATGGCCGTCCTGTGGAGCGCCGCCACCCTGCTCTGTGCGCTCGCCACCAATTACGAGCAGATGCTCGGCGCCCGATTCCTCGTCGGTGTCGGCGAAGCCGCCTACGGCAGTGTCGGCATCGCGGTGGTGCTCAGCGTGTTCGCCCCGCGTGTTCACTCCGCGCTCAGTGGCGCCTTCATGGGCGGCGGATCGTTCGGTTCCGTGATCGGTGTCGCCCTCGGCGGCGTCATCGCCGTCAACCTCGGCTGGCGCTGGTCGTTCGCCGCGATGGCCGTCTTCGGCCTCATCCTCGTCGCCCTGTTCCGTGTCCTGGTGTCCGAAAAGAAGCTGACGGACGCCGCCGTCCACGAAGACCCCGCCGACACCCCCACCGGTTTCCGGGCACCGCTCTCGAGCCTCTTCACCACACCCGCCGTCCTGCTGGCATACGTCGGTGGCGGTCTGCAGATGTTCACCGCAGGTGTCCTGCTGGCGTGGCTGCCGAGTTTCTTCAACCGGTCGTACGGCCTCGCCCCCGACAAGGCCGGTGCGATGGCGTCGATCTTCGTCCTCGCCGTCGGCAGCGGCATGGTGGTGTGCGGCATCATCACCGACCGCGTCAGCAGGCACGATCCGGCGAAGAAATGGACGACAGCCGTCGTGTACGGGGTGCTCTCGCTCGTGTTCCTCGGTGCCGGTTTCCAGATGCCTTCCGGGTCCGCCCAGCTGATCCTGATCGGTATCGGTGCCTTCTTCTCCGCCGGCTCGTCCGGTCCGATCGCCGCGATGGTCGCGAACCTCACCCACTCGTCGGTGCGTGCCTCGGCCTTCGGCACCCTCACACTCGCCAACAACCTCCTCGGACTGGCACTCGGCCCGTTCGTGGTCGGGCTGCTCGCCGACCGCTTCGGCCTCGTCACCGCCCTGCAGATCGCGCCCCTGATCTACGTCGTCGCGATCGCCGCCCTGATTCTCGGCAAACGCGCCTACCCGGCCGGACGCCGCAAGCTCGCCGCCCTCACCGCCATCTCATAG
- a CDS encoding 3-keto-5-aminohexanoate cleavage protein: MHFHDDALFPENQEKLVITCAPYGPEWEPDDFREDLPLTMDEHVQKAVDCYEAGATVLHIHVRELDGKGSKRLSKFNELLAGLRQAVPDMILQVGGSISFAPEGEGADAKWLSDDTRHMLADLDPAPDQVTIAINTSQMNIMELMTADDIAGTSMQRPELAEAYREMTVPAGPAWVEEHLRRLQAAGIQPHFQLSSIPQLETVERLIRRGVYTGPLNLTWVGIGGGFDGPNPYNIMNFVQRVPDGACLTLETLMRSVLPVNAMAIAMGLHPRCGNEDTIWGRKGEKMTSVAQIQQLVRVANELGREVATGKEARDIYKIGTSYANADETLAKLGYAPNRRPGHVGFTQHA; the protein is encoded by the coding sequence CGACGCCCTCTTCCCCGAGAACCAGGAGAAGCTGGTCATCACGTGTGCCCCGTACGGTCCCGAGTGGGAGCCGGACGACTTCCGCGAGGACCTGCCACTGACGATGGACGAGCACGTCCAGAAGGCGGTCGACTGCTACGAGGCCGGCGCCACGGTGCTGCACATCCACGTCCGTGAACTCGACGGCAAGGGCTCCAAGCGGCTATCCAAGTTCAACGAGCTGCTCGCCGGACTGCGGCAGGCGGTGCCGGACATGATCCTGCAGGTCGGCGGTTCCATCTCGTTCGCGCCGGAAGGCGAAGGCGCCGACGCGAAGTGGCTCTCGGACGACACCCGGCACATGCTCGCCGACCTCGATCCGGCACCGGACCAGGTGACGATCGCGATCAACACCTCGCAGATGAACATCATGGAACTGATGACCGCCGACGACATCGCCGGCACCTCGATGCAGCGGCCCGAACTCGCCGAGGCGTACCGGGAGATGACGGTTCCGGCCGGCCCGGCGTGGGTCGAGGAGCACCTGCGTCGCCTGCAGGCGGCCGGGATTCAGCCGCACTTCCAGCTCTCGAGCATCCCCCAGCTCGAGACCGTCGAACGGCTCATCCGCCGCGGCGTCTACACCGGTCCGCTGAACCTGACCTGGGTCGGCATCGGCGGCGGCTTCGACGGCCCGAACCCGTACAACATCATGAATTTCGTCCAGCGTGTCCCGGACGGCGCGTGCCTGACCCTCGAGACGCTGATGCGTAGCGTGCTGCCGGTCAACGCGATGGCGATCGCGATGGGCCTGCACCCCCGCTGCGGCAACGAGGACACGATCTGGGGCCGCAAAGGCGAGAAGATGACCTCCGTCGCGCAGATCCAGCAGTTGGTCCGTGTCGCGAACGAGCTGGGCCGCGAGGTCGCCACCGGCAAGGAGGCCCGCGACATCTACAAGATCGGCACCTCCTACGCCAATGCCGACGAGACGCTCGCCAAGCTCGGCTACGCCCCCAACCGCCGCCCCGGCCATGTGGGCTTCACCCAGCACGCCTGA